A genomic segment from Amia ocellicauda isolate fAmiCal2 chromosome 13, fAmiCal2.hap1, whole genome shotgun sequence encodes:
- the LOC136767022 gene encoding transmembrane emp24 domain-containing protein 11 — MCITSVGLLLISSLSLSSSMFFDLGEREEKCIIEDIPQDTLVTGIFKMENWDVRNQNFKSDLGLTVTVRDPNYQTVMTKKYGQKGKFTFTSPTSGQHFICLKSNSTRLSVFAGDKMKLHLDVQFGEHTLDQSTIKTKDTVKGVEYRIMHLIQEIRQISKEQNYQREREETFRQTSEDTNTKVLWWAALQTTILLTMGVWQMKQMKAFLIEKKLV, encoded by the exons ATGTGCATTACAAGTGTTGGATTGTTATTAATCTCTTCCTTGTCTTTATCATCCTCCATGTTCTTTGACTTAGGAGAAAGGGAGGAAAAGTGCATAATAGAAGACATTCCACAAGACACCTTGGTTACAG GGATTTTTAAAATGGAGAACTGGGATGTCAGGAATCAAAACTTTAAAAGTGACCTTGGCCTGACAGTTACAGTCAGAGATCCAAACTACCAG actgTGATGACTAAGAAATATGGCCAGAAAGGAAAATTCACATTTACTTCACCTACTTCAGGCCAACATTTTATCTGTTTAAAATCAAATTCCACAAGGCTTTCTGTATTTGCTGGAGACAAGATG AAACTCCATTTGGATGTTCAGTTCGGAGAGCACACACTGGACCAATCCACCATAAAAACCAAAGACACAGTCAAAGGTGTAGAATACAGAATAATGCATCTGATTCAGGAGATTCGGCAGATCAGTAAGGAGCAGAACTACCAGAGG GAACGCGAGGAGACCTTCAGGCAAACAAGTGAAGACACGAATACTAAGGTTTTATGGTGGGCTGCCTTGCAGACCACAATACTCCTCACCATGGGAGTCTGGCAAATGAAGCAAATGAAGGCATTCCTCATTGAAAAAAAGCTTGTATAA